A window of Patescibacteria group bacterium contains these coding sequences:
- a CDS encoding chitobiase/beta-hexosaminidase C-terminal domain-containing protein yields MKKHFLGSIIFAFLFFVFSFFLNNQAFARTSSTWSAVGTSGMNASVDALAVYNNELYAGGSFTTADGITTNCIAKWNGTSWSKVGSTGFTDGDVYSLAVYNNELYAGGSFGTIDGISAFAIAKWNGTAWSKVGTIGMNGAVNALVVYNDKLYAGGDFTTADAAPVFYISAWNGTVWSAVGSSGMDNDIKSLATFNNELYAGGAFTTADTNTVNHIAVWSGTTWSAVGSSGMDGNVNALAVFNNQLYAGGAFTTADANTVNRIAVLNGATWNGVGSSGMDAQINTFAVYDNNLYVGGQFTTVDSTAINYIAKWNGTSWSAVGSGTNGKVSALEVYNDALYAGGSFTVAGGITANRIASWFIDYIAPTTTASPAGGTYETDQTVTLTATDADSTISATYYTTDGTTPTTSSTVYTSPITISQDTTLKFFSVDSLGNSEEVKTETYIIDRTIIAERHLKKGKKIYLYSGLNSKQIEGKSLIINFTKLPNKLTKNHNYWIQFVRHSAYPGSLELGSHLSLKKYWTFKTNLNKYKAKNSDQKFKFKIAYKYTKKELKALKKINPAITQKELRLKYRVKAGLNWYPISNNWKNAKIKHNTSKKKFIVKYFKKFAKSTYYFAIIKK; encoded by the coding sequence ATGAAAAAACATTTTCTTGGGAGTATTATTTTTGCATTTCTATTTTTTGTTTTCAGCTTTTTTTTAAACAATCAAGCGTTTGCCAGAACGAGCTCAACTTGGAGCGCAGTTGGTACTTCCGGAATGAACGCCTCAGTTGATGCCTTAGCAGTTTATAATAATGAATTGTATGCTGGTGGATCTTTCACAACAGCTGATGGGATCACAACAAATTGTATTGCAAAATGGAATGGCACGAGCTGGAGCAAAGTTGGTTCTACTGGCTTTACAGATGGAGACGTATATAGTTTAGCAGTTTATAATAATGAGTTATACGCTGGCGGATCTTTTGGCACAATAGATGGAATTTCCGCGTTTGCTATTGCAAAATGGAATGGAACAGCCTGGAGTAAGGTAGGTACTATTGGCATGAATGGTGCAGTCAATGCATTAGTCGTATATAATGACAAATTATATGCCGGAGGTGATTTTACAACAGCTGATGCAGCTCCAGTTTTTTATATCTCTGCATGGAATGGTACTGTCTGGAGTGCAGTTGGTTCTTCGGGAATGGACAATGATATTAAATCATTAGCTACTTTTAATAATGAGTTATACGCCGGAGGAGCATTTACTACTGCAGATACAAACACTGTTAATCACATTGCTGTTTGGAGTGGTACTACTTGGAGCGCGGTCGGTTCTTCAGGAATGGACGGTAATGTCAATGCTTTAGCCGTTTTTAATAATCAATTATATGCTGGAGGAGCATTTACTACTGCAGATGCAAATACCGTTAATCGTATTGCAGTATTAAATGGGGCAACTTGGAATGGGGTTGGCTCCTCAGGAATGGATGCGCAAATTAATACTTTTGCTGTTTACGATAATAATTTATATGTTGGAGGACAATTCACTACAGTAGATTCAACAGCAATCAATTATATTGCTAAATGGAATGGAACTTCTTGGAGTGCTGTTGGTTCAGGCACAAATGGCAAAGTTTCAGCTTTAGAAGTTTACAACGATGCATTATATGCAGGAGGATCTTTTACAGTTGCTGGCGGAATTACTGCGAATAGAATTGCCTCTTGGTTTATCGACTATATTGCTCCAACAACAACAGCCTCACCAGCTGGCGGTACATATGAAACAGATCAAACAGTAACATTAACCGCAACTGATGCAGATTCAACAATTTCAGCAACATATTACACTACTGACGGAACTACTCCAACAACTTCATCAACAGTTTACACTTCGCCAATTACAATTTCTCAAGATACAACTCTTAAATTCTTTTCAGTCGACAGTCTAGGAAATTCAGAAGAAGTAAAAACAGAAACATATATTATCGATCGTACAATTATCGCTGAAAGACATCTTAAAAAAGGAAAAAAAATCTATCTCTATTCAGGTTTGAATAGCAAGCAAATCGAAGGCAAGTCATTAATTATCAATTTTACTAAATTACCAAACAAATTAACAAAGAATCATAACTATTGGATTCAATTTGTTAGACATTCTGCTTATCCAGGAAGTCTAGAGCTTGGCTCTCATTTATCATTAAAAAAGTATTGGACATTTAAGACAAATTTAAATAAATACAAAGCAAAAAATTCAGATCAGAAATTCAAATTTAAAATTGCCTACAAATATACAAAAAAAGAATTAAAAGCATTAAAAAAGATAAATCCAGCAATCACTCAAAAAGAGCTTAGACTGAAATATCGCGTTAAAGCTGGTTTGAACTGGTATCCAATTAGCAATAATTGGAAAAATGCAAAAATAAAACATAATACCTCAAAAAAGAAATTTATAGTAAAATATTTCAAGAAATTTGCAAAAAGTACATATTATTTTGCGATTATTAAAAAGTAA
- a CDS encoding AAA family ATPase, producing MKIIGNERIQEAIKKSVQNHQFFHAYLFSGPANLGKKTLALEFANLLKCSKNDIHILEKNTAIKIDEVRDLQHKLLLSSQSEFKIMIIDDAANITNQAASALLKTLEEPSRNTVLILVTSNKSKVLPTIISRCINYEFNLVSKEKINLLLNNHNLSEQEKNQILQFAQGRPGIALALANNKNGILARQKFISSFSNLLNSDINSKFIFVEKIYKESKENFNKIINLWTSFFRDCLLLKSNNPNLILNQSNLNELKQFSENNEKIKIINLIKYLTEINNAPNINEKLALENFFLKI from the coding sequence ATGAAAATAATCGGAAATGAAAGAATTCAGGAGGCCATCAAAAAAAGTGTTCAAAACCACCAATTTTTTCATGCCTACCTATTTAGCGGACCTGCCAATCTTGGCAAAAAAACATTAGCTTTAGAATTCGCCAATCTCCTGAAATGCTCAAAGAATGATATTCATATTCTAGAGAAAAATACCGCAATCAAAATTGATGAAGTCCGCGATTTACAGCACAAATTATTATTATCATCGCAATCAGAATTTAAAATAATGATAATTGATGATGCAGCTAATATTACCAATCAAGCAGCAAGCGCTTTATTGAAAACTCTAGAGGAGCCATCAAGAAATACAGTTTTAATTTTGGTTACATCCAACAAATCAAAAGTTTTGCCAACCATTATTTCTCGTTGCATTAATTATGAATTTAATCTAGTCAGTAAAGAAAAAATAAATCTTTTGCTGAATAATCACAATTTGTCGGAGCAAGAAAAAAACCAGATCTTGCAATTTGCACAAGGCCGTCCTGGAATTGCTCTTGCATTAGCGAATAATAAAAATGGAATTCTTGCCAGACAAAAATTTATTTCTAGTTTTTCAAATTTATTAAATTCAGATATTAACTCAAAATTTATTTTTGTCGAAAAAATTTACAAAGAATCAAAAGAAAATTTTAATAAAATAATTAATCTCTGGACTTCATTTTTTCGCGATTGTTTATTATTAAAATCAAATAATCCAAATCTAATTTTAAATCAGTCTAATTTAAATGAGCTTAAGCAATTTTCAGAAAATAATGAAAAAATAAAAATAATTAATTTAATAAAATATCTTACAGAAATAAATAATGCTCCTAACATTAATGAAAAACTAGCATTAGAAAATTTCTTTTTGAAGATATAA
- a CDS encoding YCF48-related protein, with protein MPTKKISILIFLLASVMLTGSACNKPKDLFIYKTVDSGKNWEQKAVSENKKSLATFSVLCIAIDKNNPNNIVIGTLGNGIMKSQNAGDTWQQTSLKQGTINAVAINPKDSNVIYAGGSIGTLGKMYKSTDAGANFNEIYSETHAKIDVMSILVDHFNPKIIYAGLTNGGFLKSSDSGNSWLATNWFSGPVATMEMSPKDSRKIYVAIKGRFAYVTKDGGKTWKDLKDSLVDFRGANLITAIQFDPRDDRIIYLGSHYGVTKSIDDGKKWIDTGLLLDPGKFTNVAMAVSPKSPEIIYVGVDTTIHKSVDGGKNWNVKKITNNVITSLVIDPKNTQNVYTGIMAVKQ; from the coding sequence ATGCCAACAAAAAAAATATCAATTCTAATATTTCTACTGGCATCAGTGATGTTAACAGGTTCAGCTTGCAATAAACCAAAAGATTTGTTTATTTACAAGACAGTTGATTCCGGCAAGAATTGGGAACAAAAAGCTGTATCAGAAAATAAAAAGTCATTAGCAACATTTAGTGTACTTTGCATTGCCATTGATAAAAATAATCCAAACAATATTGTCATTGGAACTCTAGGCAACGGAATTATGAAGAGTCAAAATGCTGGCGATACTTGGCAACAAACTTCTTTGAAGCAAGGAACGATTAATGCAGTTGCAATTAATCCAAAAGATAGTAATGTTATTTACGCTGGAGGAAGTATCGGAACATTAGGAAAAATGTACAAGAGTACAGATGCTGGAGCAAATTTCAACGAAATATATTCTGAAACTCACGCAAAAATTGACGTTATGAGTATTCTAGTTGATCATTTTAATCCAAAAATAATTTATGCAGGTTTGACTAATGGCGGATTTCTAAAAAGCTCTGATTCCGGCAACAGCTGGCTTGCAACTAACTGGTTTTCAGGCCCAGTTGCGACAATGGAAATGAGTCCAAAAGATTCTCGCAAAATTTATGTTGCAATCAAGGGCAGATTCGCTTATGTAACAAAAGATGGTGGAAAAACTTGGAAAGATTTGAAAGATAGTTTAGTCGATTTTCGCGGTGCTAATTTAATTACTGCAATTCAATTTGATCCAAGAGATGATCGTATCATTTATCTAGGATCGCACTATGGCGTTACAAAATCTATAGATGACGGAAAAAAATGGATTGATACAGGATTATTATTAGATCCAGGAAAATTTACAAATGTGGCAATGGCAGTTAGTCCAAAAAGCCCAGAAATAATTTATGTCGGAGTTGATACTACAATTCATAAATCAGTTGACGGAGGAAAAAATTGGAATGTAAAAAAAATTACAAATAATGTAATAACTAGTTTAGTAATCGATCCAAAAAATACGCAAAATGTTTATACTGGCATAATGGCAGTAAAACAATAG
- the frr gene encoding ribosome recycling factor, with protein sequence MPNQIINQAKKNMDESLDFMQNELRKFKTGRAQSALVEDILVEYYGTKTPLKQIATISVPEPAMISISPFDKNSIKSIEKAISESKLNLTTSSDGQIIRIKIPPLTEERRQELAQVLNQKVEEVKVSIRSTREETMKKLKDMESAKQISEDEKFKTKEDLDKLVDEYNKKIEDIRKKKEEEILTV encoded by the coding sequence ATGCCTAATCAAATTATCAATCAAGCAAAGAAAAATATGGATGAATCTCTAGATTTTATGCAAAATGAATTAAGGAAATTCAAAACTGGCCGTGCTCAATCTGCATTGGTTGAAGATATTCTAGTCGAATATTATGGAACCAAGACTCCATTAAAACAAATTGCGACAATTAGTGTTCCTGAGCCAGCAATGATCTCAATTTCTCCATTTGATAAAAATTCAATTAAATCTATCGAAAAAGCAATTTCAGAATCAAAGCTTAATTTAACTACTAGCAGTGATGGTCAAATCATCAGAATAAAAATTCCTCCATTGACAGAAGAGAGAAGACAAGAATTGGCTCAAGTTTTGAATCAAAAAGTCGAAGAAGTAAAAGTCTCAATCAGAAGCACTCGCGAAGAAACAATGAAAAAGCTTAAAGATATGGAATCTGCAAAACAAATCAGTGAAGATGAAAAATTTAAGACTAAAGAAGATTTAGATAAATTAGTTGATGAATACAATAAGAAAATTGAAGATATCAGAAAGAAAAAAGAAGAAGAAATCCTGACTGTCTAG
- the rseP gene encoding RIP metalloprotease RseP: MITLITFIIILGLLIFVHELGHFVAAKKAGIKVDEFGFGYPPRIIGTYKDPKTKKFVLVLPKRGKGKKQLAAVAGQESEENFPATVYSLNWLPLGGFCKMKGENGDGKSDPDSFSAKKAWQRIIVLIAGVAMNFVLAALVLMIGFKVGLPTAIDSQNKSYAKDQKVQIMSISTDSPAEKVGLKIGDQVVSINNKKLENVTQVQKAIDKNKGKEIDLKIKRYNENLDIKIEPRKNPPENQGALGVGLVETGIVSYPWLTSIWKGITATFSLTIALIVGFYDIIKNLFVGNKIGADVAGPIGIAVMTGQVTKMGFSYVLQFVALLSINLAIINALPIPAIDGGRILFIIIEKIRRKPISMKVENIIHTTGFALLILLMVVVTFRDVFKFKDIFINLWNKIF; encoded by the coding sequence ATGATAACTTTAATAACCTTTATAATAATTTTAGGTCTGTTGATCTTTGTTCACGAGCTCGGTCATTTTGTTGCTGCAAAAAAAGCAGGAATTAAAGTTGATGAATTCGGTTTCGGCTATCCACCAAGAATTATTGGCACTTACAAAGATCCTAAAACAAAAAAGTTTGTTTTGGTCTTACCCAAAAGAGGCAAAGGAAAAAAGCAATTAGCAGCTGTTGCAGGTCAAGAATCAGAAGAAAATTTTCCAGCAACAGTATATTCATTAAACTGGTTGCCATTGGGCGGTTTTTGTAAAATGAAAGGCGAGAATGGCGATGGCAAATCAGATCCAGATAGTTTTTCAGCAAAAAAAGCTTGGCAAAGAATTATTGTTTTAATCGCTGGCGTTGCTATGAATTTTGTCTTAGCGGCATTAGTATTAATGATTGGCTTCAAAGTTGGCTTGCCAACAGCAATAGATTCTCAAAACAAAAGTTATGCCAAAGATCAAAAAGTACAGATCATGTCAATCTCCACAGATTCACCAGCTGAAAAAGTTGGCTTAAAAATTGGCGATCAAGTTGTATCAATAAATAATAAAAAATTAGAGAACGTTACTCAAGTTCAAAAAGCAATTGATAAAAATAAAGGCAAGGAAATTGATTTAAAAATTAAAAGATATAATGAAAATTTAGATATAAAAATAGAGCCTAGAAAAAATCCGCCAGAAAATCAAGGCGCTTTGGGTGTCGGTTTAGTTGAGACTGGTATCGTTTCCTATCCATGGCTTACATCAATTTGGAAAGGCATAACAGCAACATTTAGTTTAACTATTGCTTTGATAGTTGGTTTTTACGATATTATTAAAAATCTTTTTGTTGGCAATAAAATTGGCGCTGATGTTGCCGGTCCAATTGGAATTGCTGTTATGACTGGCCAAGTTACAAAAATGGGATTTAGTTATGTTTTGCAATTTGTTGCATTATTATCAATTAATTTAGCGATTATCAATGCCTTGCCAATTCCTGCAATTGATGGCGGAAGAATATTATTTATTATCATAGAAAAAATCCGCCGCAAACCAATTTCTATGAAAGTGGAAAATATAATTCATACTACAGGCTTTGCTTTATTGATTTTATTAATGGTTGTTGTTACTTTCAGAGATGTATTTAAATTCAAAGATATCTTTATAAATTTATGGAATAAAATTTTTTAA
- a CDS encoding aminoacyl--tRNA ligase-related protein translates to MLQSQLFTKTKQTAPKDEISLNAKLLIQAGFINKEMAGVYDLLPLGLKVVNKIRKIVNEEMEKIDSEEISMSSLQNKEIWKKTGRWDDKAVDVWFKSKFKNDTEVGFGWSHEEPIIEMMKSFVASYKDLPRYVHQFQNKMRNEVRAKSGIIRCREFLMKDMYAFAASEEDNMAFYKKTTDAYLKVFDRVGLGDITYVTSASGGVFTDKFSHEFQTICDSGEDIIYVNKDKKIAVNEEIFNEETVKKMGMEMKDFEQKKAAEVGNIFNFGTGKCEQMGLYFIDKDGTKKPVHLSSYGIGITRLMGVLVEVFADNRGIIWPKQVAPFQIHLLCLQQDNQEVSNKAKEIYDSLLKNNYDVLYDDRKESAGYKLKDSDLLGMPLRIVISQKTLEKNSVEIKERQEQNSKLIEIDEIFSNI, encoded by the coding sequence ATGTTACAATCACAACTTTTTACCAAAACTAAACAAACTGCGCCAAAAGATGAAATTTCATTGAACGCAAAACTTCTAATTCAAGCAGGTTTTATAAATAAAGAAATGGCTGGAGTTTATGATCTTTTGCCTTTAGGTTTAAAGGTTGTAAACAAAATTAGAAAAATTGTTAATGAAGAAATGGAAAAAATAGATTCTGAAGAAATAAGCATGTCTAGTTTACAGAATAAAGAAATTTGGAAAAAAACTGGAAGATGGGATGATAAAGCTGTTGATGTTTGGTTTAAATCAAAATTTAAAAATGATACAGAAGTTGGTTTTGGTTGGTCTCATGAAGAGCCAATTATTGAAATGATGAAATCTTTTGTCGCTAGCTATAAAGATTTGCCAAGATATGTTCATCAATTTCAAAATAAAATGAGAAATGAAGTTAGAGCAAAAAGCGGTATTATTAGATGCCGAGAATTTTTAATGAAAGATATGTATGCCTTTGCAGCATCCGAAGAAGATAATATGGCTTTCTATAAAAAAACTACTGATGCTTATTTAAAAGTGTTTGATAGAGTTGGACTTGGCGATATCACATATGTTACATCAGCTTCTGGCGGAGTTTTTACTGATAAATTCAGTCATGAATTTCAAACTATTTGCGATTCTGGTGAAGATATTATTTATGTAAATAAAGATAAAAAAATTGCTGTTAATGAAGAAATATTTAATGAAGAAACTGTTAAGAAAATGGGAATGGAAATGAAAGATTTTGAACAAAAAAAAGCAGCTGAAGTTGGCAATATCTTCAATTTTGGCACAGGCAAGTGCGAGCAAATGGGTTTATATTTTATAGATAAAGATGGTACAAAAAAACCAGTTCATTTAAGTTCTTATGGTATAGGTATTACGAGATTAATGGGCGTATTGGTAGAAGTTTTTGCAGACAATAGAGGAATCATTTGGCCAAAACAAGTCGCACCATTTCAAATTCATTTATTATGTTTACAGCAAGATAATCAAGAAGTTTCAAATAAAGCAAAAGAAATTTATGATTCTTTACTGAAAAACAATTATGACGTATTATATGATGATAGGAAAGAATCAGCAGGATACAAATTAAAAGATTCAGATTTGCTTGGCATGCCATTGCGAATTGTCATTAGTCAAAAAACATTAGAAAAGAATTCAGTAGAGATAAAAGAACGTCAAGAGCAAAATTCCAAGTTAATTGAAATAGACGAGATTTTCAGTAACATTTAA
- a CDS encoding rod shape-determining protein has protein sequence MSIVNNILGRFSKDIGIDLGTANTLVYVKDKGIVINEPSVVAINKRTNQVLAIGNEAKKMVGKTPAHIVATRPLVDGVVSDFEVTEQMLRYFIEKVHQEGFTIFPRPRVVIGIPSGVTEVERRAVEDASISAGARQAFLIEEPMAAAIGARLPVQDASGNMIVDIGGGTTEVAVISLGGLVTAKSLRIAGDELNQNIIEYARSEFNLLLGEKTAEDIKIAIGSASKLDEPLETTMRGRDLVTGLPKEVVINDEQVREALMRSVRTIVNNIKTTVEETPPELVADIMKRGIVLAGGGSLLRGLDKVLAEQTQMPVHIADDPLTCVVRGCGIVLEDIDSLKDVLIPTQYEKPPRIF, from the coding sequence ATGTCCATAGTTAATAATATTTTAGGACGCTTTTCCAAAGATATCGGAATTGATTTAGGAACAGCAAATACTTTGGTTTACGTTAAAGACAAAGGCATTGTTATCAACGAGCCTTCTGTTGTTGCAATCAACAAAAGAACAAATCAAGTATTAGCAATCGGTAATGAAGCCAAAAAAATGGTTGGAAAAACTCCAGCTCATATTGTTGCAACTAGACCTCTCGTTGATGGCGTTGTCTCTGATTTTGAAGTCACAGAACAAATGCTTCGTTATTTTATTGAAAAAGTCCATCAAGAAGGTTTCACAATCTTTCCGCGTCCTCGTGTTGTCATTGGCATTCCATCTGGAGTTACTGAAGTTGAAAGAAGGGCAGTAGAAGATGCCTCAATTAGCGCTGGAGCTAGGCAAGCATTTTTGATCGAAGAACCTATGGCTGCAGCAATTGGCGCGCGCCTTCCAGTTCAAGATGCATCTGGAAATATGATTGTTGATATTGGCGGAGGTACTACCGAAGTTGCTGTAATTTCTTTAGGCGGATTAGTAACTGCAAAATCATTGAGAATTGCCGGCGATGAATTAAATCAAAATATTATTGAATACGCTCGCTCTGAATTTAATTTGCTTCTAGGTGAAAAAACAGCAGAAGATATTAAGATCGCCATTGGTTCAGCTTCAAAATTAGACGAACCGCTTGAAACAACAATGCGCGGCCGCGATTTAGTTACTGGCTTGCCAAAAGAAGTTGTTATTAATGATGAACAAGTTCGTGAAGCTTTAATGCGTTCAGTGAGAACAATTGTTAATAATATAAAAACTACAGTTGAAGAAACACCTCCAGAATTAGTCGCTGACATTATGAAAAGAGGAATAGTTTTGGCTGGCGGTGGATCTCTACTTCGTGGCTTAGACAAAGTTTTAGCCGAGCAAACTCAAATGCCTGTTCATATTGCTGATGATCCATTGACATGTGTTGTTCGTGGTTGTGGTATCGTTCTAGAGGATATTGATTCCTTAAAAGACGTTTTGATACCAACACAATACGAAAAACCACCAAGAATATTTTAA
- the mreC gene encoding rod shape-determining protein MreC: MINKQESSTTLFIVSGAIIVLLIILHVFKILSPIENIVIRIFSPIQRYVYLSGNRFSGSIKFFTSIKDLSKENKVLIEKVNKLTFENSELVRLQSENKDLRAQLGLLKKEEFKLVAANVIGQDPNNLIQFINIDKGSSDGIKENQPVIIANNFLIGKVSEVQSHSAKVVLITDARSKINAQIQGADANGIVNGEHNLGLAMEMIPQDKIIQRGDKVVTSGVGGDMPVGLYIGEVEEVKTTDNELFQSARIKTQADFKTLKVIFVILE; the protein is encoded by the coding sequence ATGATTAATAAACAAGAATCGTCAACAACTTTATTTATAGTTAGCGGAGCGATAATTGTATTATTGATTATTCTTCATGTCTTTAAGATTTTGAGTCCAATTGAAAATATAGTTATTAGAATTTTTTCGCCAATTCAAAGGTATGTTTATCTTTCTGGCAATCGATTTTCTGGCAGTATAAAATTTTTTACTTCAATTAAAGATTTGAGCAAAGAAAATAAAGTTTTAATTGAAAAAGTAAATAAATTGACTTTTGAAAATTCAGAATTAGTTAGATTACAAAGTGAAAACAAAGATTTGCGTGCCCAATTAGGATTATTGAAAAAAGAAGAATTTAAATTAGTTGCAGCAAATGTTATTGGACAAGATCCAAATAATTTAATTCAATTTATTAACATTGATAAAGGAAGCAGTGATGGCATAAAAGAAAATCAGCCAGTTATCATTGCAAACAATTTTTTAATTGGCAAAGTATCTGAAGTTCAGAGCCATTCTGCAAAAGTCGTTTTAATTACAGATGCCAGAAGTAAAATAAATGCGCAGATTCAAGGTGCTGACGCTAATGGTATTGTCAATGGTGAACATAATTTAGGTTTGGCAATGGAAATGATTCCGCAAGACAAGATTATCCAGCGTGGAGATAAAGTCGTTACTTCTGGAGTCGGCGGTGACATGCCTGTCGGTTTATATATTGGCGAAGTCGAGGAGGTCAAGACAACAGACAATGAATTATTTCAGTCAGCCAGAATTAAAACTCAAGCTGATTTTAAAACCCTCAAAGTCATTTTTGTTATTCTAGAATAA
- the mreD gene encoding rod shape-determining protein MreD, which produces MRIAISIISLIILSFLQISFLPNFVILGSVPNLILIVAISWCIVGNFKEAIFWGIAGGIILDLFSPFYFGIISLSNIAIIAAIYFIVKNIINSDDRVSVAAICAIATLLYNFFLIFFILIANLVKLDNLIQPLSFQFLLSIFVQIIFNTILISLVYNYIKSIQEIESYYEQRRQIKA; this is translated from the coding sequence ATGCGTATCGCAATTTCCATAATTAGTTTAATAATCCTATCTTTTTTGCAAATTTCTTTTCTGCCAAATTTTGTCATTTTAGGTTCAGTACCAAATTTAATTTTAATAGTTGCAATAAGCTGGTGTATTGTCGGAAATTTTAAGGAAGCAATTTTTTGGGGAATTGCAGGTGGAATTATTCTTGATCTTTTTTCTCCGTTTTATTTTGGAATTATTTCTTTGAGCAATATAGCAATAATTGCAGCTATTTATTTTATTGTTAAAAACATTATTAATAGCGATGATCGAGTCTCTGTTGCTGCAATTTGTGCGATTGCCACATTATTATACAATTTCTTTTTGATATTTTTTATATTAATTGCAAATTTAGTTAAATTAGATAATTTAATTCAGCCATTAAGTTTTCAATTTTTGCTTTCAATTTTTGTCCAGATAATTTTTAATACGATTTTAATTTCTCTGGTTTACAATTATATTAAATCTATCCAAGAAATTGAAAGCTATTACGAACAAAGACGACAAATAAAAGCATAA